The following are encoded in a window of Desulfarculaceae bacterium genomic DNA:
- a CDS encoding PAS domain-containing protein, with protein sequence MRWLRHIFSRPPVVLAAVVLLPCLAWGVFSLGMDWSIMERLADGERVSAEMQRRVLFTGLGLAVTLAGVLIGAFWWHRRYARQIDTLVEACHRMSLGEPSPLPDAPQRLEQLGRLALAIQVMHEALMDYLSLYRRFFDAAPDMFLSLAPAGQRILDANTAFCRAVGMLKDEVLGQPVERFVDLDKGWEEALGSGSEFISGQIKTDSGIIKVEASISLEGNPEGQPWVLGAILRDVTLRDALHGELLQKSTALEKALEEIRSVEELKDEFLTTLSHELKTPLVSLKGFLQLLKKGGTGQEQGEKYLDICWRNLSKLETQINNLLDLARLSHSKEQYEMAPVDLSALVRTAAENLAPAAAERRVTLDLSGLNAGPLVVEGNLNKLVQLVDNLLVNAIKYNKEDGQVRLGLEREGSQVVLTVADSGVGIDREHTAAIFNRFYRADMSGTGRLEGLGIGLSLVQEIVKLHNGDIRVESEPGVGTTFTVTLEAGA encoded by the coding sequence ATGCGATGGCTACGGCACATATTCTCCCGGCCCCCGGTGGTGCTGGCGGCGGTGGTGCTCCTGCCCTGCCTGGCCTGGGGCGTGTTCTCCCTGGGCATGGACTGGAGCATCATGGAGCGCCTGGCCGACGGCGAGCGGGTGTCGGCCGAGATGCAGCGGCGGGTGCTGTTCACCGGCCTGGGCCTGGCGGTCACCCTGGCCGGCGTGCTCATCGGGGCCTTTTGGTGGCACCGCCGCTACGCCCGCCAGATCGACACCCTGGTGGAGGCCTGCCACCGCATGTCCCTGGGCGAGCCCTCTCCCCTGCCCGACGCGCCCCAGCGCCTGGAGCAGCTGGGCCGCCTGGCCCTGGCCATCCAGGTGATGCACGAGGCGCTGATGGACTACCTGAGCCTGTACCGGCGCTTTTTCGACGCCGCGCCGGACATGTTCCTCTCCCTGGCCCCGGCGGGGCAGCGCATTCTGGACGCCAACACCGCCTTTTGCCGGGCCGTGGGGATGCTCAAGGACGAGGTCCTTGGCCAGCCGGTGGAGCGCTTCGTGGATTTGGACAAGGGATGGGAGGAGGCCCTGGGATCGGGCAGCGAGTTTATCTCGGGACAAATCAAAACCGACAGCGGTATCATAAAAGTCGAAGCCAGCATCTCCTTGGAGGGAAACCCCGAGGGCCAGCCCTGGGTGCTGGGCGCCATCCTGCGCGACGTTACCCTGCGCGACGCCCTGCACGGAGAGCTTTTGCAGAAATCCACAGCACTGGAAAAGGCCCTGGAGGAGATCAGAAGCGTGGAAGAGCTCAAGGACGAATTCCTCACCACCCTGAGCCACGAGCTCAAGACGCCCCTGGTGTCCCTCAAGGGCTTTTTGCAGCTTTTGAAAAAGGGCGGCACCGGGCAGGAGCAGGGCGAGAAGTATCTGGACATCTGCTGGCGCAACCTGAGCAAGCTGGAGACCCAGATCAACAACCTCTTGGACCTGGCCCGCCTGAGCCACTCCAAGGAGCAGTACGAGATGGCCCCAGTGGACCTGAGCGCCCTGGTGCGCACCGCGGCCGAGAACCTGGCCCCGGCCGCGGCCGAACGCCGGGTGACCCTGGACCTGAGCGGCCTGAACGCGGGCCCCCTGGTGGTCGAGGGCAACCTGAACAAGCTGGTACAGCTGGTGGACAACCTCCTGGTCAACGCCATCAAGTACAACAAGGAGGACGGCCAGGTGCGTCTGGGCCTGGAGCGGGAAGGCTCCCAGGTGGTGCTCACCGTGGCCGACTCCGGGGTGGGCATCGACCGCGAGCACACCGCGGCCATCTTCAACCGCTTCTACCGGGCCGACATGAGCGGCACCGGCCGCCTGGAGGGCCTGGGTATCGGGCTCAGCCTGGTGCAGGAGATCGTAAAGCTGCACAACGGCGACATCCGGGTGGAGAGCGAGCCCGGGGTGGGCACCACCTTCACCGTGACCCTGGAGGCGGGCGCATGA
- a CDS encoding response regulator, with the protein MSRPLVLLVEDDQDIAALYSALLEAEGMTVVHCLDRQQADRWWHNAERRPDLVVLDVRLPDGSGLELCSDLGGLCEKSSLPPIIVLSAHGDPRMPSLCRQAGAAAFLDKLENLDNLVYKAKELLDNQA; encoded by the coding sequence ATGAGCCGGCCCCTGGTGCTGTTGGTGGAAGACGACCAGGACATCGCGGCCCTGTACAGCGCGCTGCTGGAGGCCGAGGGCATGACCGTGGTGCATTGCCTGGACCGCCAGCAGGCGGACCGCTGGTGGCACAACGCCGAGCGCCGGCCGGACCTGGTGGTGCTGGACGTACGCCTGCCCGACGGCTCGGGCCTGGAGCTGTGCAGCGACCTGGGGGGCCTTTGCGAAAAATCCTCTCTCCCGCCCATAATCGTGCTCAGCGCCCACGGCGACCCCCGCATGCCTTCCCTATGCCGCCAGGCCGGGGCGGCGGCCTTTTTGGACAAGCTGGAGAATTTGGACAACCTTGTCTATAAGGCTAAGGAATTATTGGACAATCAAGCTTAA